GGCGGTACGGACCGTCTGGCCGCGGGAAGCGATCAGCTGTTCCCACACGTCCTCGGCCGAGTAGCCGGCCGCAAGGAACTCCAGTACCTCGTACTGGTCGGCCGGCATCATCGGCGGAGCCATCACGGAAAGGTCCTCCGCGGTGACGCAGACCCGGGCCAGTCGCAGCACCTGGTCGTCGATGCCGAGATCGCGCAGTGCGGTGTCGGATTGCTTCTCGAAGAGGCGGGCGGGGGCGGCAACGGCTTTTGTCTCGAAGTACGTCTCCATCTGCTCCAGGGCCTCGACGTTGCGTACTTCAAGGCCTCCGGTCGCACCGTTGACGGAGTAGGCACGCTTGCAGGCCCAGTTGATCGCCTCGTCGTGCGTGGCAACCCTCAGCAGAGTGAACAACTCGCTGCCGTCGTCGGGCGCGAGGAGGACGCCACGGTACGACTTGGTGATGCGGATCGTGCGGATCCGGCGGTCGTGCGCCCGTTCCAGCTTCTCCAGATGCATCCCTTTGCTCGCGTGGAGCTGGGGGACGGTCATGCCGCGGAACATCTGGATCGCGTCGTTCACCTCCTTCTGCACAGGACGTTGCAGCGAGATGAGGTCCGCAACGAAGTCGTCGGAGAGGGCGAGTCGGGGCATGGGCGTCCTCATGTCACTCGGTGGCCGGTGGTCGAGGAACAGACTAGAGAGTCTGTGCACGAGGATGTGCGGCACCACTGCATCGTCTTGTGTGAACTCAGTCAACGCTCTATATTGAACGGGTTGTTATACGCTCGAACCGATTTCGTGCCCACCGGCCCTGTCCGAAAGGACCCACCGCATGCCGGCCCAGATCGACCCGGCCGTCGTTCCGCATCCGCTCGAAGAAGTGCCGCAGACCTTTCTTGCCGGTGATTCGTATGGAGTGCGGGACGGGCTCGTCACCTACATCCGACGCGATCTGCTCGGACCGTGGGACGGTGAGACCGAGACGTTGCCCCAGTTCTCTTCCGGCCCCCGGGACCGTTACCTCGTCGGCATGCTCGGTCCGCGGCCCGACATTCCGACAGCGAAGGGCATCGCGCTGGCCGCCGCGCAGAGCGCCGACGACGAATCCGGAGACGAGAGCGAGGGGGACGACAGCGGGCTCGCGGACCGGATGACACCGCAGGCGGCGGGTCACATCTGGGCCTCGTCCATGGGCTTGTCCTTCACTGTCCCCGCTTCCGTCGGGACGCTCAGCGTCACCGCGCGCTGGGGGCGCTACACCCAGTCCGAGGAAGCGACGGACCGTGGCACCACCCGCAGGGTGTGGTCCCGTGAGCCGGTGGAGTATCCGGTCGATATCGACATCACCAGCGCCGGTGGCCGGGATGTCCCGCTGGAGGACACGGCCGTTGTTCTGGACGTGCAGGTACGGCACCACCGGGCCGGCCATGGCGGCGAGGATCTGCGCGTCGTCGAACTCGCATTGGTGAACGGGCAGGAGGACAGTCGAGAGGCGCGCGATGCCCGCTGGCTCTTCCAGGCTTCGCTCGAAGTCACCGCCTTCCCGGTCGACCAGGCAGCGGTGTTCTTTCCGGTCGACGACCCTCTCGACCCGGCGAATCTGGGCAGCGGACCCGAGGATCCCGAAGAGCGCCGTCTTCGCCTCCTCTACCGGAACAGCCTCAGCCATGCCAAAGGCCGCAACGTGGCTGTGCATGCCGAGGTCCGCGACGGCGAACGCAATGCGCACCGGCTCACCACCACCTGGCTGCCTGCCTACGACGTCCGGGCCACCACGGCTCCCACCGTCGGGGACCAGGAACTGCTCCGAGGGCTTGAGCTCGGCATGGACGAGCTTGCAGCGCTCGCGGTCCCCGGGCGGCGCAGCGCACTCAGCGCCGCCCTCGCTCCGCTTGCCGAGGGCTATGCCGCATGGCTCGAACAGCAGCGTGGAGCGGCCCGTTCGCTGCCGGACGACCTGCGGGAATCGGCACTCGTCGCCATCGAGCAGGCGCTGGAAATCTGCGACCGCATCACCCTGGGCATCGACACGCTCGCCGCCGACGACACCGCGCTCGCGGCGTTCCGGTTCGCCAACAGGGCCATGGCGCTTCAGCGTCGCAACACCGCAATCGCCGGAGCCAGGACGGGACGTGAGGACGACCCCGCTTCGTACCTGGAAGCACGTGACGAGGTGCACGGGAAGGGTAAGGACGGGGCCAGCTGGCGGCCCTTCCAGCTTGCCTTCGTACTGCTCAACCTCGCCTCACTGAGCAGGCCGGGTCATCCCCACCGAGGCACAGGGCGCGAGGCACTCGTGGACCTGCTCTTCTTCCCGACCGGTGGCGGCAAGACCGAGGCCTATCTCGGGCTGGCCGCGTACACCTTCGCCCTGCGACGGCTGCAGGGCACCCTCGGTACCGGAGCGGAGGCCCGCAGCGGGGAAGGTGGGGTCGGGGTTCTCATGCGCTACACCCTGCGGCTGCTGACCGCCCAGCAGTTCCAGCGCGCCGCCGCGCTTGTGACCGCATGCGAGGTGCTGCGCCGCGAGGAATTCGCGCGCGACTCTCGCTGGGGCGCCCAGCCGTTCCGTATCGGCTTGTGGGTGGGAACCTCCGTCTCGCCCAACTGGTTCGACGAGGCCAAGGAACAGATCGCCGGGGCCCGCGAGAGCGCCAGCGACAAGCACGCCAGAGTGCTGCAAGTGCTCACCTGCCCCTGGTGCGGCACCGGGTTGACTGCCCGCTCCCACATGGAGTACGACGAGGCCAGGCGACGCGTTCTGCTCTACTGCCCGCGAGGCGAAGGTACGGATCGGTGCCCGTTCTCTCGGCTGGAGTCCCGGGGTGAGGGCATTCCCGTGCTCACGGTCGACGAGGAGATCTACCGGCTCGCCCCGTCACTGCTGATCGCCACCGTCGACAAGTTCGCCCAGCTTCCCTGGAACGGGTATGCCGGGCTGCTGTTCGGCCGGGTCACGGAGGTGTGCCCTCGCCATGGTTACCGCCATGACGATCTGGACGCCAAGACCGGCTGCGGCAGCCGCCATCACGCCAAGGGCGACCTTCCTGCGGTCACCGCCCAGCCCGTCACGCGGCTCCGGCCGCCGGATCTGATCATCCAGGACGAGCTGCACCTGATCTCCGGCGCGCTCGGCACCACCGTCGGCCTGTTCGAGTCGGCCATCGATCAACTGTGCAGCTGGAGTTTCACCGATTCTCAGGGGCGGCACCAAGAGGCCGGCCCCAAGATTGTCGCGTCGACGGCGACCACCAAGCGGGCTGCGGACCAGGTGCTCGGGGTCTTCGGCCGCAAGGTCGCCGTCTTTCCGCCGCAGGTTCTCGATGTCGGTGACACCTTTTTCTCGCGGCAGGTAGAACTCAGCCGGGAGGATCCGGGCCGGCGATATCTCGGCGTGTGTGCACACGGAACCCGCCTCAAGGCTGCCGAGATCCGGGTCGCCGAGATTCTTCTGCTCGCCGGGCAGCAGCTCTTCGACGACTACGGCACGCCCGCCGATCCGTACATGACGCTGGTTGGCTACTTCAACGCCACCCGTGAACTCGCCGGTATGCGGCGTTACATGGACGACGACATCACGACCCGGGTGCGTTCCAACGGAATGCGCAAGGGGAACGACACACTCGCCAACCGCATCGGCAGCAAGACGGGGATGCTCAACATCCAGGAGCTCACCTCGCGTATCTCCTCAGCCGACATCGGCAACGCGCTCAAGCGGCTGGAGACCTCCTTCGACCCGGAACGCGACACCTCGCTCCGGCGTGATGCCTTCCGACGTGAATACGCCACTGCCCTCAAGGAGAAGCGCGAGCCTCGTGCGTCGATGACCCCCATGGTCCGGCAGGCGGTCGACGTCGCTCTCGCCACGTCGATGCTCCAGGTCGGCGTCGACGTCTCCCGGTTCGGCCTGATGCTGGTCGTGGGCCAGCCCAAGAACACCGCCGAGTACATCCAGGCCTCGTCCCGCGTCGGCCGTGACGCCAAGCGTCCCGGGCTTGTCGTCACCCTCTACAACTGGGCACGCCCGCGCGACCTGGCCCACTACGAGGACTTCGAGCACTACCACGCCACGTTCTACCGGCAGGTTGAAGCCCTGTCCGTCACACCGTTCACCCGTCGTGCTCTCGACCGGGGGGTGGCCGCCACCTATGTCGCCGCCCTGCGCCAGGCCGCGTACGACACCTCGCGGAACCTCGACGCCCACGACGTCGATCTCAGCGGCCCTCTCGCTGCCGAGGTGGAACGTCGCTTCCTGGACCGGGCGGAACGCGTGGGCGGGGAGCGGGCGCGTGCTTACCTGGGGGAACGGCTTGACCGGTTGAAGGACGAGTGGCGTCGTAAGCGCGATGAGAGCAGTGCGGCACTCGGCTATCGAAAAGAGAAGCAGAAGAACACGATCGTGAGCGGTCTGCTCCAGCGTGCCGACGGTTCTCGGTGGACCGAACTCACTGTCGGCATGTCCATGCGTGAGACGGAGAACGAGATCAACCTTCTGCTCCCGGGCGGCGGTGCCTTTCTTGAGGAGTCCACCGGCGCGGGCCCCGACTGGAACTTCGGGAAACCCGATCAGGACCCGGATCCCGAGGTGGCGGCAACTGTGGACAGCGATGAGTACGGACCCACCACCGCCACCTCGGGGAAGGGACAGCGATGAGTAGTAACGCGAACCGAAGGGTCGGCGCGGTCCGGCCAAGCCACCTCATGTTCACCGCCGGCATCGGTGCCCTCGTGGATCTGCCGAACTTTTCGGTTCTCATCAAGGGGCTCGATTCCTGGAGCTACAACGGCATCACGGAATACGACATCGACGAGCCGCGGCTGCGTGCAGCCGTGAACCGGTCGCTCCAACGCTACGGGCGCAAGCAGATCGAGCAGCTCCGTGCTGCCCCCTGGCTGGAGGGAAGCGACAGCGACCCGAAGGGCTGGGCCGCGCAAGGAGTGGGCGTACCGGTTGTTCCGTTCCCGCAGTGGCTGCGTTGCACCGCGTGCAACGTCCTGGCTGCTGTTGACTCCGGCGAGTTCGCGTTCATCAATACCAATCCGCGAACCCCGCACGAGGCGAAGTTCGTCCACGACTGCAAGCGCGGGAAGCCCCTCGCGGTTGCGGCCCGATTCACGCTGGTCTGCACGGGGGGCCACCTGGACGAGTTCCCGTACACGTCCTTCGTCCACCACGGGCAGGCGTGCGCCAGGACTCCCCGTCCCAAATTGCGGATGAAGGACCACGGCGGAAACCAGGCGGCCAACGTCACCATCGAATGCGTCGCCTGCGGCACGAAGCGCAACATCCGTGAGGCGATGGGCGAACGGGGCCGCCACAACCTTCCAACGTGCCGCGGCCGGCACCCGCATCTCGGCACGTATGAGCCCAACGGGTGCGGCCAGGACGCTGTACTGATGGTCGCCGGCGCATCCAACCAGTGGTTCCCGCTGACCCTCAGCGCGCTCGCCCTCCCCAAGGGGCAGGGTGGCGACATCGAGAAGCTGCTCGACGATCACTGGCCCGAGCTGCAGGGCATCGAGTCCCGGGAGAACCACGCGCTGCTTGCAGCCATTCCGGCGTTCCGCTATCTCCAGGAATTCGACGCAGATGCCCTGGTCGCGGCCATCGCCGCCCGCAAGGCGGGTGGTGGGTCAGCGACCGCGGCACCTGATGTCCAGGCTGACCTGCTCGGGCCCGAGTGGGACGCCCTCTCAGGCCTGATCCCGCAGGCGAGCGATGACTTCACCCTGCGCGAAGTCCGCGTTCCGCCGCCGCTGGATGAACTCTTCTCCGATGTCCGCCAGGTCGAGCGGCTGCGAGAAGCCCGTGCGCTCATCGGCTTCACCCGTCTCGACGCCCCCGACCCTGAGTCGCCGGAGATCGCGACTCAGGTCGAGCTCTCCCGTTCCGCACAGAACTGGGTGCCTGCCAGTGAGGTGCGAGGCGAAGGAATCTTCCTGCGCGTGCGAGAAGGCCTCATGGCCGAGTGGGCGACGCGCATGGAGAAGTCACCGCAGATGGTGGCGCATCAGGAGGCCTTCGGGAGGTTCCGGAGCAACCGTAAGTCGGACCGGAAGACGAGCGATTTCGATCCGCTGTACGGCTGGGCCGGGGCCCGCTATATCGCTCTGCACACGCTCTCGCATCTGCTGATCCGCACGATCGCCCTGGAGTGCGGCTACAACTCGGCCTCTCTCGCCGAGCGCATCTACGCCGGCGATGAGCAGAGTCCGCGAGCGGGCATCCTCATCTACACCGCTGTGCCGGACTCCGAAGGCACGCTCGGGGGGCTGGTTTCCTTGGCGGAGGGTCGTGACTTCGACCGGATCGTCCGTCGGGCCCTGGCCGACGCCTCGCACTGTTCGGCCGATCCGCTCTGCTCGGAACGGTTGCCGCATGCTCCGGCCGACTACCTTCATGGAGCCGCCTGTCATGTCTGCCTGTTCGTCTCCGAGACAACCTGCGAGCGCGGCAACCGATTCCTCGACCGCCGCTTTCTCGTCCCGCTCATCGGTGACAAGGACCAGGTGCTCACACCGGCCGGTCTGCTGCCATGAGCAGGCATGGCTTCGAGGCTGCGGCCGAGGCCGCGGCCGCAGCCCTGGGGCCTTCCCGTACGAAGGACCTAGCGGGGCTGCTGGCGCGGGGACACAGCAGAGAGCGGGCTCTCACCGAACTCACGACACCACGAATACGGGAAGTCGTCGCGCGGTTGTACCAGGCGTTGGAGAACGATGCGTTACCGCGCTCGGAAGCCGCGGCCTATCTTCGGGGCTACGCGGCTGCGCAACTGCGGGCACGGGACGCGGTCCAGGTCCGAACGGTGTGGAGCGGCCCCTCCACCCCCGGTGTACCGGTGAGGGCGACCGCGCAGGTACTGGTCGAAGTCATCGACGGCGCTCGGGAAGAGCTGTTGGCCATGACCTATGCGGCCCGTCCGTATCCGGCGCTGACCGAGGCGCTGAGCAAGGCCACGGGGCGGGGTGTGCAGACCCATGTGGTGGTGGAGACGCTGGCAGGCGCACGGGGGCTCCTCTCTGGCCATGAGCCGGCCGGCGCTTTCGCAGCCGTGCCCGGATTGTGCCTCTGGCACTGGGTACGCGACCCGGCCACCGGTTCCTTCGCCCGTCAGCACGCGAAACTTGCCGTCGCCGACCGGCAGGTTCTCTTCATGGGCAGTGCCAATCTCACGGAGTCCGCCGCCCGCCGCAATATTGAGGCGGGTGTCCTGGTGCGCGGCGGAGATGCTCCGCAGCGGGCAGCCGAACACATCGTGGAACTTCAGCGCAGGGGGGTTCTTCAGCGCCTGCACACCTGATCGTGGCGCAGCCCCCGTCAGGCCGGCGTCGAGCCCCCGCCCGCCGCTCCGGAGAGCGGGGCATCCGCCGCCTCCGGTTTCCTCCGCATCGCCATCAGCAGGGTGATGACCGTGCCCACCACCGCCCACGCGGACAGCACCAGCAGCGGTCCGGTCACCGCGTTCCCCTTGAAGTACGCGATCGAGCGTGCCACCCAGGTCCCGGCCCCCGGCGGCAGCGCGGGGCCGATCGCCCGCCAGAAGTCCGGGAGCATCGGGAGCGGGAAGGCGCCGCCCGCGCTCGGGTTGCCCGCGACCACCACGATCAGGACGGCCAGGCCGATGCCGACGATGCCGGTGAGCGCCTCCAGGGCGAGGGTGATCATGCCGACCGCGAAGACGGTCAGCGCGCCCAGGCCCGACAGCCCCCAGAAGGATCCGGGGAGGGCTCCGAGGATCGGGCCGATGATGATCGCGCCGCCGATTCCGCCCGCGATCGAGTAGAGCGCCATGACCCCGGTCCGGATCACCGCGCGCTGGCGGTTGGCGGGGCGGGAGCCCGCGCTGATCGCCAGGATCGAGGCGCAGAGGTAGCCGCCCACACACCAGCCCACGACCAGGTAGAAGGACGAGAGTCCGTCGAAGTCCTCGTCCGAGGCTGGGGCCACGTCCACGGAACGCACCGTGCGCTTCTGGGTGAGCTCGACCTTGGCGATGATCTTCGTCAGGGAGTCGGCCAGGACGGTGCCGCCGCCGGAGGCGACCAGCACGGTGTCGGTCGTGCCCCGGGGGTCGACGATCACGGCGCCGTCGATGTCGCGGTTCAGGATCTGCTTGCGGGCGGTGGCCGCGTCGGTGACCGTGCGGGGGTCCAGGGGGCCGCCGGGGAGGTTCTTCAGTTCGGTGACGAGCTGTGCGGACACCTGCTGGGGTGCGACGACGCCGAAGGGGACGTCCGTCGGCTTCGGCTTGTGGAGCGCTCCGACGTAGGACGCGATGAACAGCAGCTGCAATGCCAGCACACCGATGACGAGCAGTGCGGCCCGTGGAGTGACGGCGTTCTTCACCTCGTCGACGAAAGTCATGACCCCACGGTCCGGGGTGCCCGTTGTCCACGCAGTCGGGGCCGGGCCGAATGGCTGAGGGGCGGGGAGGGTGGCCCGGGCGCTGGGTATCGTACGAATGTTCGAAACTTGGTCTATGGTGGAGAGCGAGGGGGTGGTGAGTGCGGATTGGTTCAGGAGGTGCAGGTGCCCGGGTTCACGCATCTGCATACCGTTTCCGGGTTCTCCCTGCGGTACGGGGCATCGCACCCGGAGCGGCTGGCGGAGCGTGCCGCCGAGCGCGGGATGGACGCCCTCGCGCTGACCGACCGCGACACCCTGGCGGGAACGGTCCGGTTCGCCAAGGCCTGTGAGCGGGCGGGGGTGCGGCCGCTCTTCGGGGTGGAGCTCGCCGTGGCTCCCGCCGGGCGCGCGGAGGGTGACGGGCATACGCACCGGATGCGGACCCCGGCCCGCGGGGGTTCCTTTGTCGACGAATCCGCACCCCGGGTCACCTTCCTCGCCCGCGACGGCGCCCGGGGATGGGCCGAGCTGTGCCGCCTCGTCACCGCCGCGCACGGAGCCGTGCCCGACGGCGGCCGGCCCCTGCTCGACCGCTCCGCACTGCCCGCCGAAGGGCTCACCGTGCTGCTCGGTCCCGCCTCCGAGGTGGGCAGGGCGCTGGCCGCCGGCCGCCCCGACCGGGCCGCCGCACTGCTCGCCCCTTGGCGTGAGGTGTACGGCGACGGTCTGCGGCTGGAAGCCGTCCACCACGGCCGCGACGGCACCGGACCCGGTTCGCTGAGGCTCGCCGCCCGTACCGTCGGCTTCGCCGCCGAGCAGGGGATACGGGCCGTGCTGACCAACGCCGTCCGGTACGCCGACGCGGGGCAGGGCCCGGTCGCCGATGTGCTCGACTCCGCCCGCAGGCTCGTCCCCGTCGACCCGCGCCGCGCCCCGCTCGACAGCGGTGAGCGCTGGCTCAAGGACGCCCGCGCGATGGCGGGGACCGCCGAGCGCATCGCCTCCGCCGCCGGGCTCGGCCCCGGCGCCGGGGCGCGACTGCTCGCGGAGACGCGGCGCACCGCCGACGCCTGCGTGGTCGACCCCCGGGGCGACATCGGCCTCGGCTCCGTCCACTTCCCCGAACCGCACCTCGTCGGCGCGGACCGTCGCACCGCCCAGCGGGTGCTGGCCTCCCGTGCAGCCGCGGGCATGGTGCTGCGCGGCTACGACCGCAGGCGTGAGTACTGGGACCGGATGCACCATGAACTGGACATCATCGCCCACCACGGCTTCGCCTCGTACTTCCTGACGGTCGCCCAAGTCGTGGACGACGTAAGGGAGATGAAGGTCCGGGTGGCCGCCCGCGGTTCCGGGGCCGGCTCCCTGGTCAACCACCTCCTCGGCATCGCCCACGCCGACCCGGTCGAGCACGGGCTGCTGATGGAGCGCTTCCTGTCCAAGCGCCGCTTCGTGCTGCCCGACATCGACATCGACGTCGAGTCGGCCCGCCGCCTCGACGTCTACCGCGCGATCATCGGCCGCTTCGGCGCCGAACGGGTCGCCACCGTCGCCATGCCCGAGACCTACCGGGTGCGCCATGCCATCCGCGACGTCGGCGCCGCGCTCTCCATGAACCCGGCCGAGACCGACCGGCTCGCCAAGGCCTTCCCGCACATCCGGGCCCGCGACGCCCTCGCGGCCATGGAGGAGCTGCCCGAGCTGC
This genomic interval from Streptomyces sp. NBC_00464 contains the following:
- the drmA gene encoding DISARM system helicase DrmA: MPAQIDPAVVPHPLEEVPQTFLAGDSYGVRDGLVTYIRRDLLGPWDGETETLPQFSSGPRDRYLVGMLGPRPDIPTAKGIALAAAQSADDESGDESEGDDSGLADRMTPQAAGHIWASSMGLSFTVPASVGTLSVTARWGRYTQSEEATDRGTTRRVWSREPVEYPVDIDITSAGGRDVPLEDTAVVLDVQVRHHRAGHGGEDLRVVELALVNGQEDSREARDARWLFQASLEVTAFPVDQAAVFFPVDDPLDPANLGSGPEDPEERRLRLLYRNSLSHAKGRNVAVHAEVRDGERNAHRLTTTWLPAYDVRATTAPTVGDQELLRGLELGMDELAALAVPGRRSALSAALAPLAEGYAAWLEQQRGAARSLPDDLRESALVAIEQALEICDRITLGIDTLAADDTALAAFRFANRAMALQRRNTAIAGARTGREDDPASYLEARDEVHGKGKDGASWRPFQLAFVLLNLASLSRPGHPHRGTGREALVDLLFFPTGGGKTEAYLGLAAYTFALRRLQGTLGTGAEARSGEGGVGVLMRYTLRLLTAQQFQRAAALVTACEVLRREEFARDSRWGAQPFRIGLWVGTSVSPNWFDEAKEQIAGARESASDKHARVLQVLTCPWCGTGLTARSHMEYDEARRRVLLYCPRGEGTDRCPFSRLESRGEGIPVLTVDEEIYRLAPSLLIATVDKFAQLPWNGYAGLLFGRVTEVCPRHGYRHDDLDAKTGCGSRHHAKGDLPAVTAQPVTRLRPPDLIIQDELHLISGALGTTVGLFESAIDQLCSWSFTDSQGRHQEAGPKIVASTATTKRAADQVLGVFGRKVAVFPPQVLDVGDTFFSRQVELSREDPGRRYLGVCAHGTRLKAAEIRVAEILLLAGQQLFDDYGTPADPYMTLVGYFNATRELAGMRRYMDDDITTRVRSNGMRKGNDTLANRIGSKTGMLNIQELTSRISSADIGNALKRLETSFDPERDTSLRRDAFRREYATALKEKREPRASMTPMVRQAVDVALATSMLQVGVDVSRFGLMLVVGQPKNTAEYIQASSRVGRDAKRPGLVVTLYNWARPRDLAHYEDFEHYHATFYRQVEALSVTPFTRRALDRGVAATYVAALRQAAYDTSRNLDAHDVDLSGPLAAEVERRFLDRAERVGGERARAYLGERLDRLKDEWRRKRDESSAALGYRKEKQKNTIVSGLLQRADGSRWTELTVGMSMRETENEINLLLPGGGAFLEESTGAGPDWNFGKPDQDPDPEVAATVDSDEYGPTTATSGKGQR
- a CDS encoding DUF1998 domain-containing protein, producing MSSNANRRVGAVRPSHLMFTAGIGALVDLPNFSVLIKGLDSWSYNGITEYDIDEPRLRAAVNRSLQRYGRKQIEQLRAAPWLEGSDSDPKGWAAQGVGVPVVPFPQWLRCTACNVLAAVDSGEFAFINTNPRTPHEAKFVHDCKRGKPLAVAARFTLVCTGGHLDEFPYTSFVHHGQACARTPRPKLRMKDHGGNQAANVTIECVACGTKRNIREAMGERGRHNLPTCRGRHPHLGTYEPNGCGQDAVLMVAGASNQWFPLTLSALALPKGQGGDIEKLLDDHWPELQGIESRENHALLAAIPAFRYLQEFDADALVAAIAARKAGGGSATAAPDVQADLLGPEWDALSGLIPQASDDFTLREVRVPPPLDELFSDVRQVERLREARALIGFTRLDAPDPESPEIATQVELSRSAQNWVPASEVRGEGIFLRVREGLMAEWATRMEKSPQMVAHQEAFGRFRSNRKSDRKTSDFDPLYGWAGARYIALHTLSHLLIRTIALECGYNSASLAERIYAGDEQSPRAGILIYTAVPDSEGTLGGLVSLAEGRDFDRIVRRALADASHCSADPLCSERLPHAPADYLHGAACHVCLFVSETTCERGNRFLDRRFLVPLIGDKDQVLTPAGLLP
- the drmC gene encoding DISARM system phospholipase D-like protein DrmC produces the protein MSRHGFEAAAEAAAAALGPSRTKDLAGLLARGHSRERALTELTTPRIREVVARLYQALENDALPRSEAAAYLRGYAAAQLRARDAVQVRTVWSGPSTPGVPVRATAQVLVEVIDGAREELLAMTYAARPYPALTEALSKATGRGVQTHVVVETLAGARGLLSGHEPAGAFAAVPGLCLWHWVRDPATGSFARQHAKLAVADRQVLFMGSANLTESAARRNIEAGVLVRGGDAPQRAAEHIVELQRRGVLQRLHT
- a CDS encoding DUF3533 domain-containing protein encodes the protein MTFVDEVKNAVTPRAALLVIGVLALQLLFIASYVGALHKPKPTDVPFGVVAPQQVSAQLVTELKNLPGGPLDPRTVTDAATARKQILNRDIDGAVIVDPRGTTDTVLVASGGGTVLADSLTKIIAKVELTQKRTVRSVDVAPASDEDFDGLSSFYLVVGWCVGGYLCASILAISAGSRPANRQRAVIRTGVMALYSIAGGIGGAIIIGPILGALPGSFWGLSGLGALTVFAVGMITLALEALTGIVGIGLAVLIVVVAGNPSAGGAFPLPMLPDFWRAIGPALPPGAGTWVARSIAYFKGNAVTGPLLVLSAWAVVGTVITLLMAMRRKPEAADAPLSGAAGGGSTPA